The Kluyvera intermedia genome window below encodes:
- a CDS encoding IS3 family transposase (programmed frameshift), whose translation MSGKRYPEEFKTEAVKQVVDRGYSVASVATRLDITTHSLYAWIKKYGPDSSANKEQSDAQAEIRRLQKELKRVTDERDIFKKSRGVLRKAVRLRYAFIRDNTCCWPVRLLCRVLDVHPSGFYAWLQQPHSQRHQADLRLTGQIKQFWLESGCVYGYRKIHLDLRDSGQQCGVNRVWRLMKRVGIKAQVGYRSPRARKGEPSIVSPNRLQRQFNPDAPDKRWVTDITYIRTHEGWLYLAVVVDLFSRKIIGWSMQSRMTKDIVLNALLMAVWRRNPQKQVLVHSDQGSQYTSHEWQSFLKSHGLEGSMSRRGNCHDNAVAESFFQLLKRERIKKKSYGTREEARSDIFDYIEMFYNSKRRHGSSDQMSPTEYENQYYQRLGSV comes from the exons ATGAGCGGTAAGCGTTATCCCGAAGAGTTTAAAACTGAAGCAGTCAAACAGGTTGTTGATCGCGGTTATTCTGTTGCCAGCGTTGCAACACGTCTCGATATCACCACCCACAGCCTTTACGCCTGGATAAAGAAGTACGGTCCGGATTCTTCCGCTAATAAAGAACAGTCAGATGCTCAGGCCGAGATCCGCCGTCTCCAGAAAGAGCTGAAGCGGGTTACCGACGAACGGGACATAT TTAAAAAAAGCCGCGGCGTACTTCGCAAAGCTGTCCGACTGAGGTACGCCTTTATCCGTGACAACACCTGTTGCTGGCCTGTTCGCCTGCTCTGTCGGGTGCTGGATGTTCATCCCAGTGGTTTTTACGCCTGGCTTCAGCAGCCGCATTCACAACGCCATCAGGCAGACCTGAGACTGACAGGACAGATTAAACAGTTCTGGCTGGAATCGGGATGCGTCTATGGTTATCGCAAAATCCATCTGGATCTGCGGGACAGCGGGCAACAGTGCGGAGTGAACAGAGTCTGGCGACTGATGAAACGTGTCGGGATAAAGGCTCAGGTCGGATACCGGAGCCCGCGGGCACGTAAAGGCGAGCCCAGTATCGTGTCGCCCAACAGGCTCCAGCGACAGTTCAATCCGGATGCTCCGGATAAGCGTTGGGTAACGGACATAACCTACATCAGGACCCACGAAGGCTGGCTGTATCTTGCCGTGGTTGTTGATCTGTTCTCACGCAAAATTATCGGCTGGTCCATGCAATCCCGGATGACAAAGGACATTGTCCTGAACGCACTGCTGATGGCTGTATGGCGCCGTAATCCCCAAAAACAGGTGCTGGTTCATTCGGATCAGGGCAGTCAGTACACAAGCCATGAGTGGCAGTCGTTCCTGAAATCACACGGCCTGGAGGGCAGCATGAGCCGTCGCGGTAACTGCCATGATAATGCGGTTGCAGAAAGCTTTTTCCAGTTGTTGAAACGCGAACGGATAAAGAAAAAGAGCTACGGAACGCGGGAAGAAGCCCGCAGCGATATTTTTGATTACATCGAAATGTTTTATAACAGTAAGCGTCGGCATGGTTCCAGCGATCAGATGTCACCGACAGAATATGAAAACCAGTATTATCAACGGCTAGGAAGTGTCTAG
- the fecA gene encoding TonB-dependent Fe(3+) dicitrate receptor FecA: MTPLRVFRKTTPLVNAIRLSLLPLAGLSFSAFAAQVDIAPGSLDKALNQYAAHSGITLSVDASLTRGKQSNGLHGDYDVESGLQQLLDGSGLQVKPLGNNSWTLETAPAPKEDALTVVGDWLGDARENDVFEHAGARDVIRREDFAKTGATTMREVLNRIPGVSAPENNGTGSHDLAMNFGIRGLNPRLASRSTVLMDGIPVPFAPYGQPQLSLAPVSLGNMDAIDVVRGGGAVRYGPQSVGGVVNFVTRAIPQDFGIEAGVEGQLSPTSSQNNPKETHNLMVGGTADNGFGTALLYSGTRGSDWREHSATRIDDLMLKSKYAPNEVHTFNSLLQYYDGEADMPGGLSRADYDADRWQSTRPYDRFWGRRKLASLGYQFQPDSQHKFNIQGFYTQTLRSGYLEQGKRITLSPRNYWVRGIEPRYSQSFMIGPSAHEVGVGYRYVNESTHEMRYYTATSSGQLPSGSSPYDRDTRSGTEAHAWYLDDKIDIGNWTITPGMRFEHIESYQNNAIKGTHEEVSYNAPLPALNVLYHLTDSWNLYANTEGSFGTVQYSQIGKAVQSGNVEPEKARTWELGTRYDDGALTAEMGLFLINFNNQYDSNQTNDTVTARGKTRHTGLETQARYDLGTLTPTLDNVSVYASYAYVKAEIREKGDTYGNQVPFSPKHKGTLGVDYKPGNWTFNLNSDFQSSQFADNANTVKESADGSTGRIPGFMLWGARVAYDFGPQMADLNLAFGVKNIFDQDYFIRSYDDNNKGIYAGQPRTLYMQGSLKF, translated from the coding sequence ATGACGCCGTTACGCGTTTTTCGTAAAACAACACCTTTGGTTAACGCCATTCGCCTGAGCCTGCTGCCGCTGGCCGGTCTCTCGTTTTCCGCTTTTGCTGCACAGGTTGATATCGCACCGGGATCGCTCGACAAAGCGCTCAATCAGTATGCCGCACACAGCGGAATTACCCTCTCGGTTGACGCCAGCCTGACGCGCGGCAAGCAGAGCAACGGCCTGCACGGAGATTACGACGTCGAGAGCGGCCTGCAACAGCTGCTGGACGGCAGCGGACTGCAGGTAAAACCGCTGGGAAATAACAGCTGGACGCTGGAGACCGCGCCCGCGCCAAAAGAAGATGCCCTGACCGTGGTCGGCGACTGGCTGGGCGATGCGCGTGAAAACGACGTATTTGAACATGCTGGCGCGCGTGACGTGATCCGCCGTGAGGATTTCGCCAAAACCGGCGCAACCACCATGCGTGAGGTGCTTAACCGCATCCCTGGCGTCAGCGCGCCGGAAAACAACGGCACCGGCAGCCACGACCTGGCGATGAACTTTGGCATCCGGGGCCTGAACCCACGCCTCGCCAGCCGCTCGACCGTCCTGATGGACGGCATCCCCGTCCCCTTTGCCCCTTACGGTCAGCCGCAGCTTTCACTGGCTCCCGTTTCGCTCGGCAACATGGATGCCATTGACGTGGTGCGCGGTGGTGGTGCGGTGCGTTACGGACCGCAGAGCGTGGGCGGCGTGGTGAACTTTGTTACCCGCGCCATTCCGCAGGACTTTGGTATCGAGGCGGGGGTGGAAGGTCAGCTCAGCCCAACCTCTTCACAAAACAACCCGAAAGAGACGCACAACCTGATGGTGGGCGGCACAGCGGACAACGGTTTTGGCACCGCGCTGCTCTACTCCGGCACGCGCGGCAGTGACTGGCGCGAGCACAGCGCCACCCGCATCGACGACCTGATGCTGAAAAGCAAATATGCGCCGAATGAGGTGCACACCTTCAACAGCCTGCTGCAATATTACGATGGTGAAGCCGACATGCCCGGCGGCCTGTCCCGCGCGGATTACGACGCCGATCGCTGGCAATCCACCCGCCCGTATGACCGCTTCTGGGGCCGTCGCAAGCTGGCGAGCCTGGGCTACCAGTTCCAGCCGGACAGCCAGCATAAATTCAACATTCAGGGGTTCTACACCCAAACCCTGCGCAGCGGCTACCTGGAGCAAGGCAAACGCATCACCCTCTCGCCGCGTAACTACTGGGTGCGCGGTATTGAGCCACGCTACAGCCAGAGCTTTATGATCGGCCCTTCCGCGCACGAAGTGGGCGTGGGCTATCGCTATGTGAATGAATCAACGCATGAAATGCGTTACTACACCGCCACCAGCAGCGGGCAGTTGCCGTCCGGCTCAAGCCCTTACGACCGCGACACGCGTTCCGGCACCGAGGCGCACGCCTGGTATCTGGATGACAAAATCGACATCGGCAACTGGACCATCACGCCGGGTATGCGTTTCGAACATATCGAGTCATACCAGAACAACGCCATCAAAGGCACGCACGAAGAGGTGAGCTATAACGCACCGCTTCCGGCGTTGAACGTGCTCTATCACCTGACTGATAGCTGGAATCTTTATGCAAACACTGAAGGCTCGTTCGGCACCGTACAGTACAGCCAGATTGGCAAGGCTGTGCAAAGCGGCAATGTGGAACCGGAAAAAGCGCGAACCTGGGAACTCGGTACCCGCTACGACGACGGCGCGCTGACGGCGGAAATGGGGCTGTTCCTAATTAACTTTAACAATCAGTACGACTCCAACCAGACCAACGACACCGTCACTGCACGTGGCAAAACGCGCCATACCGGGCTGGAAACGCAGGCACGTTACGACCTGGGTACGCTAACGCCAACGCTTGATAACGTTTCCGTCTACGCCAGCTATGCGTATGTGAAAGCGGAAATCCGCGAGAAAGGCGACACCTATGGCAATCAGGTGCCATTCTCCCCGAAACATAAAGGCACGCTGGGCGTGGACTACAAGCCGGGCAACTGGACGTTCAATCTGAACAGCGATTTCCAGTCCAGCCAGTTTGCGGATAACGCCAATACGGTGAAAGAGAGCGCCGACGGCAGTACCGGCCGCATTCCCGGCTTCATGCTCTGGGGCGCACGCGTGGCGTATGACTTTGGCCCGCAGATGGCAGATCTGAACCTGGCGTTCGGTGTGAAAAACATCTTCGACCAGGACTACTTCATCCGCTCTTATGACGACAACAACAAAGGCATCTACGCAGGCCAGCCGCGCACGCTGTATATGCAGGGGTCGTTGAAGTTCTGA
- a CDS encoding YncE family protein, which yields MVSLFSPRKTALSAALIAAFTLTALPAAAENAQPAENAAALKTAASVDQRELGDGLYEMAYVSAENALYVASAQSFKDVNGGVIYRLDPQTLATKGTTHTDLKNFGMAVDDNGKVFYTTNSLDGAVSKVDAKSGKVLQRLVLDGKKDKDGDPTGAREVLFHDGLLFIGRVAEPGFISIVDAKTMTLKGRIDNAGKWVTGIIYSPLTKRIYATNGAGEVLVINPESHKIEQRWTPGDGKEYLLLNMAEDPKTGRLFVTDDSKAKTTLVFDEHTGKVVKRIEGDALGIKFDAQRNEIFISQRESKKVLRLDATSYAVKQTWDFTSRPNSLLLSDDGKTLFVTLKQDFNKDYSTKGLDSVARIQLD from the coding sequence ATGGTATCGTTATTCAGCCCGCGTAAAACGGCACTCTCCGCCGCGTTAATTGCCGCTTTTACTCTGACCGCACTGCCCGCCGCTGCCGAAAATGCACAGCCCGCTGAGAACGCTGCTGCGCTGAAAACAGCCGCCTCCGTAGACCAGCGTGAGCTGGGCGATGGCCTGTATGAAATGGCGTATGTGTCAGCAGAAAATGCGCTGTATGTTGCCAGCGCGCAAAGCTTCAAAGACGTCAACGGAGGCGTGATTTACCGCCTCGACCCGCAGACGCTTGCCACCAAAGGCACAACGCATACCGACCTGAAAAACTTTGGCATGGCCGTCGATGACAACGGCAAGGTGTTCTACACCACTAACTCACTGGACGGTGCGGTATCGAAGGTCGATGCGAAAAGCGGGAAAGTGCTTCAGCGTTTAGTGCTGGACGGCAAAAAAGATAAGGATGGCGACCCAACGGGCGCACGTGAAGTGTTGTTCCACGACGGCTTGCTGTTTATCGGACGCGTCGCAGAGCCTGGTTTCATCTCGATTGTTGATGCCAAAACCATGACCTTGAAGGGGCGTATTGATAACGCAGGTAAATGGGTCACCGGTATTATCTATTCACCGCTGACGAAGCGTATTTACGCCACCAACGGTGCCGGTGAAGTGCTGGTGATTAATCCAGAAAGCCACAAAATTGAACAACGCTGGACGCCGGGCGATGGCAAAGAGTACCTGCTGCTGAATATGGCTGAAGATCCGAAAACCGGTCGCCTGTTCGTCACCGACGACTCCAAAGCCAAAACCACGCTGGTATTTGATGAGCACACGGGCAAAGTCGTGAAGCGCATCGAAGGCGACGCGCTGGGCATTAAGTTCGACGCACAACGTAATGAGATCTTTATCAGCCAGCGCGAATCGAAAAAAGTGCTGCGTCTGGATGCCACCAGCTACGCCGTGAAGCAGACCTGGGACTTCACCAGCCGTCCAAACAGCCTGCTGCTGTCAGACGATGGCAAAACGCTGTTCGTTACGCTCAAACAGGATTTCAACAAGGATTATTCAACCAAAGGGTTGGATAGCGTCGCGCGTATTCAGCTGGATTAA
- the fecR gene encoding ferric citrate uptake sigma factor regulator FecR, with protein sequence MNPSLTDSRRQALRSASHWYAVLSGERVSPQQEARWQQWYEQDQDNQWAWQQVENLRNQLGGVPGDVASRALHDTRLTRRHVMKGLLLLLGAGGGWQLWQSETGEGLRADYRTAKGAVSRQQLEDGSLLTLNTQSAADVRFDAHQRTVRLWYGEIAITTAKDAQQRPFRVLTRQGQLTALGTEFTVRQQDNFTQLDVQQHAVEVLLASAPAQKRIVNAGESLQFSASEFGAVKPLDDESTSWTKGILSFSDKPLGEVIATLSRYRNGVLRCDPAVAGLRLSGTFPLKNTDAILNVIAQTLPVKIQSITRYWINISPL encoded by the coding sequence ATGAATCCTTCGTTAACCGATTCCCGCCGTCAGGCGCTGCGTTCAGCTTCCCACTGGTATGCCGTGCTAAGCGGCGAGCGCGTCAGCCCACAACAGGAAGCGCGCTGGCAACAGTGGTATGAACAGGATCAGGATAACCAGTGGGCCTGGCAGCAGGTTGAAAACCTGCGCAACCAGCTTGGCGGTGTGCCTGGCGACGTTGCCAGCCGGGCGCTGCACGATACCCGCCTCACCCGCCGTCACGTGATGAAAGGATTACTGCTGTTGCTCGGCGCTGGCGGAGGCTGGCAACTCTGGCAGTCGGAAACCGGCGAAGGTCTGCGGGCAGATTACCGCACCGCCAAAGGCGCAGTCAGCCGTCAGCAACTGGAAGATGGCTCCCTGCTCACGCTGAATACCCAAAGCGCGGCGGATGTGCGTTTTGATGCGCATCAGCGCACCGTCCGGCTCTGGTACGGTGAAATCGCCATTACTACCGCGAAAGATGCGCAGCAACGCCCCTTCCGCGTCCTGACCCGTCAGGGCCAACTCACCGCTTTAGGGACAGAATTTACCGTCCGCCAGCAGGATAATTTCACGCAGCTTGACGTGCAGCAGCACGCCGTGGAAGTGCTTCTCGCCAGTGCCCCCGCGCAAAAACGCATCGTGAACGCTGGTGAAAGCCTGCAGTTCAGCGCCTCTGAGTTTGGCGCAGTGAAACCGCTGGATGACGAGAGTACAAGCTGGACGAAGGGCATCCTGAGCTTCAGCGATAAACCGCTGGGTGAGGTGATAGCCACGCTAAGCCGTTACCGCAACGGCGTGCTGCGCTGCGATCCCGCCGTTGCCGGGCTGCGCCTGAGCGGGACGTTCCCGCTGAAAAATACCGATGCGATCCTGAACGTTATCGCTCAAACGCTTCCCGTTAAAATTCAGTCTATTACGCGGTACTGGATAAACATTTCACCGCTGTAA
- a CDS encoding IS6-like element IS26 family transposase, whose protein sequence is MNPFKGRHFQRDIILWAVRWYCKYGISYRELQEMLAERGVNVDHSTIYRWVQRYAPEMEKRLRWYWRNPSDLCPWHMDETYVKVNGRWAYLYRAVDSRGRTVDFYLSSRRNSKAAYRFLGKILNNVKKWQIPRFINTDKAPAYGRALALLKREGRCPSDVEHRQIKYRNNVIECDHGKLKRIIGATLGFKSMKTAYATIKGIEVMRALRKGQASAFYYGDPLGEMRLVSRVFEM, encoded by the coding sequence ATGAACCCATTCAAAGGCCGGCATTTTCAGCGTGACATCATTCTGTGGGCCGTACGCTGGTACTGCAAATACGGCATCAGTTACCGTGAGCTGCAGGAGATGCTGGCTGAACGCGGAGTGAATGTCGATCACTCCACGATTTACCGCTGGGTTCAGCGTTATGCGCCTGAAATGGAAAAACGGCTGCGCTGGTACTGGCGTAACCCTTCCGATCTTTGCCCGTGGCACATGGATGAAACCTACGTGAAGGTCAATGGCCGCTGGGCGTATCTGTACCGGGCCGTCGACAGCCGGGGCCGCACTGTCGATTTTTATCTCTCCTCCCGTCGTAACAGCAAAGCTGCATACCGGTTTCTGGGTAAAATCCTCAACAACGTGAAGAAGTGGCAGATCCCGCGATTCATCAACACGGATAAAGCGCCCGCCTATGGTCGCGCGCTTGCTCTGCTCAAACGCGAAGGCCGGTGCCCGTCTGACGTTGAACACCGACAGATTAAGTACCGGAACAACGTGATTGAATGCGATCATGGCAAACTGAAACGGATAATCGGCGCCACGCTGGGATTTAAATCCATGAAGACGGCTTACGCCACCATCAAAGGTATTGAGGTGATGCGTGCACTACGCAAAGGCCAGGCCTCAGCATTTTATTATGGTGATCCCCTGGGCGAAATGCGCCTGGTAAGCAGAGTTTTTGAAATGTAA
- the fecB gene encoding Fe(3+) dicitrate ABC transporter substrate-binding protein FecB, translated as MLAFIRFLFAGLLLVIGHAFAATVQDEHGTFTLDKTPQRIVVLELSFADALAAVDVSPIGIADDNDAKRILPEVRAHLKPWQSVGTRAQPSLEAIAALKPDLIIADSSRHAGIYTALQQIAPVLLLKSRNETYAENLHSAAIIGEVVGKKREMQARLEQHKEKMAQWASQLPTGTRVAFGTSREQLFNLHTQETWTGSVLASLGLNVPAAMAGASMPSIGLEQLLAVNPAWLLVAHYREESIVKRWQQDPLWQILTAAQKQQVASVDSNAWARMRGIFAAERIAADTVKIFHHQPLTDVK; from the coding sequence ATGTTGGCATTTATCCGTTTTCTTTTTGCAGGCCTGCTGCTGGTGATCGGCCACGCCTTTGCCGCCACGGTTCAGGACGAACACGGCACGTTTACACTCGATAAAACGCCACAACGGATTGTGGTGCTGGAACTCTCGTTCGCCGATGCGCTGGCCGCCGTGGACGTCAGCCCGATCGGTATTGCCGACGATAACGATGCAAAACGCATCCTGCCCGAAGTGCGTGCGCACCTGAAACCGTGGCAGTCCGTCGGAACGCGCGCGCAGCCGAGCCTGGAAGCCATTGCTGCCCTGAAACCAGACCTGATCATTGCCGACAGCAGTCGCCATGCGGGGATTTACACCGCCTTGCAGCAAATCGCGCCGGTACTGCTGCTTAAGTCCCGCAACGAAACCTACGCTGAAAATTTGCACTCAGCGGCTATCATCGGCGAAGTGGTAGGTAAAAAACGAGAGATGCAGGCGCGTCTGGAACAACATAAAGAGAAGATGGCGCAGTGGGCCAGCCAGCTTCCCACAGGGACACGCGTGGCCTTTGGCACATCACGCGAACAGCTATTCAACCTGCATACCCAGGAGACCTGGACCGGCAGCGTGCTGGCTTCTCTGGGGCTGAACGTTCCCGCTGCGATGGCGGGCGCGTCCATGCCGTCCATCGGCCTGGAGCAACTGCTGGCGGTCAATCCTGCCTGGCTGCTGGTTGCCCACTATCGCGAAGAGAGCATTGTTAAACGCTGGCAACAAGATCCGCTCTGGCAGATATTAACCGCCGCGCAGAAGCAGCAGGTTGCTTCAGTCGACAGTAACGCCTGGGCGCGGATGCGCGGTATTTTTGCCGCAGAGCGTATTGCCGCTGACACGGTAAAAATCTTCCACCATCAGCCGCTTACCGATGTGAAATGA
- the fecI gene encoding RNA polymerase sigma factor FecI — MSDRATTTASLTFESLYDTHHGWLKSWLTRKLQSAFDADDIAQDTFLRVMSSETLSTIRDPRSFLCTIAKRVMVDLFRRNALEKAYLEMLALMPEGVAPSPEERESQLETLQLVDSMLDGLNGKTREAFLLSQLDGLTYSEIAHKLGVSVSSVKKYVAKAVEHCLLFRLEHGL, encoded by the coding sequence ATGTCTGACCGTGCCACTACCACAGCTTCCTTAACGTTCGAGTCGCTTTATGACACCCATCACGGCTGGTTGAAAAGTTGGCTGACGCGCAAACTCCAGTCTGCCTTTGATGCAGATGACATTGCCCAGGACACTTTTTTGCGGGTAATGAGCAGCGAAACGCTCTCGACGATCCGCGATCCTCGCTCTTTCCTGTGCACTATCGCCAAACGCGTGATGGTGGACCTGTTTCGCCGAAACGCGCTGGAAAAAGCGTATCTGGAGATGCTGGCGCTTATGCCGGAGGGGGTAGCGCCTTCACCTGAGGAACGCGAAAGCCAGCTCGAGACCCTACAACTCGTCGACAGCATGCTGGACGGGCTAAACGGAAAAACACGTGAAGCGTTTCTGCTTTCGCAACTGGATGGCCTGACATACAGCGAGATTGCGCACAAACTCGGTGTTTCCGTCAGCTCCGTGAAAAAATACGTGGCGAAAGCCGTCGAGCACTGCCTGCTGTTTCGTCTGGAGCATGGGTTATGA
- the fhuE gene encoding ferric-rhodotorulic acid/ferric-coprogen receptor FhuE, with protein sequence MHFYGREISGRPFTVSLLALVIHGFIQQAHAEEKSQEMVVYGSAESAADEQQDYAVKTTHAGTKMEMAPRDIPQSVTVVTRQRMQDQDLQTVDDVLTNATGVSSQQIDSERTYFYSRGFEITNFSYDDIPTSIGDAWNYGDAAADTAIYDRIEVVRGANGLMTGAGDPGATVNMVRKRADSKTATGNISASYGSWNTQRYVADLSTPLNADGSLRGRIVTGYQDQDSWLDRYHKTKKFLYGVVDADLTENTTVSLGWDYQKSNTGNPTWGGLPSLFSNGTRTHYDRSTNTAADWTRYQVESRKVFVDLTHNWDNGWSYRFNGTHGEQTFNDTLLYVMGNPDADTGEGTTGWGSKDKGKRTVDSFDTYANGPFTLLGRQHQLMAGASYSRQHNATSSQDGSMEASQMGIFDNNWNGSVSQPTWGDWYQNANDIVRQKSAYTAVRLSLADPLSLILGARYTQYSTDGSSGDMRKYNTTPYGGLVYDLTESLSAYASYTSIFAPQTKRSVDGKWLSPITGKNYETGLKADWMDGRLTTNVAVFRIEQENVAEALSGVFVNGSSEQAYRATSGAVSKGAEFEVNGAVTDNLQLTFSATRFVAQDSDGRYNSFAPQTQLKLFSRYRVPVMPELTIGGGANWQNGVYKDVTGPDGETQRLHQSSYPLVSLFAQYQVTKALAVQANVNNLFDREYYSYLDDSAVYGEPRNVSVSMSYAF encoded by the coding sequence ATGCATTTTTATGGCAGGGAAATCAGCGGCAGACCGTTTACCGTTTCACTTTTGGCGCTGGTCATTCACGGTTTTATTCAGCAAGCGCATGCGGAAGAAAAAAGCCAGGAGATGGTGGTGTACGGCAGTGCTGAAAGTGCGGCGGATGAACAGCAGGATTATGCGGTGAAAACCACCCATGCGGGCACCAAAATGGAAATGGCGCCGCGCGATATTCCGCAGTCCGTTACCGTGGTGACGCGCCAGCGGATGCAGGATCAGGATTTGCAAACCGTGGACGATGTGCTGACCAATGCCACCGGCGTCTCCTCGCAGCAGATAGACTCAGAGCGTACTTACTTCTACTCACGCGGCTTTGAAATCACCAACTTCTCTTACGATGACATTCCAACCTCAATTGGCGATGCGTGGAACTATGGCGATGCGGCGGCCGATACCGCTATCTATGACCGCATTGAAGTCGTGCGTGGAGCCAATGGTCTGATGACCGGTGCCGGTGACCCGGGGGCAACGGTGAATATGGTGCGTAAACGGGCCGACAGCAAAACGGCGACCGGAAACATCAGCGCCAGCTACGGTAGCTGGAATACCCAGCGCTACGTGGCCGATCTCTCAACGCCGCTTAACGCAGACGGCAGCCTGCGTGGCCGCATCGTCACTGGCTATCAGGATCAGGACAGCTGGCTCGACCGCTATCATAAAACCAAGAAATTCCTCTACGGCGTAGTGGATGCCGACCTGACCGAAAACACCACCGTGTCATTGGGCTGGGACTACCAGAAATCCAACACCGGCAACCCGACCTGGGGCGGCTTACCGAGCCTATTCAGCAACGGCACGCGGACCCATTATGATCGCAGTACTAACACGGCGGCAGACTGGACGCGCTATCAGGTCGAATCACGCAAGGTCTTCGTCGACCTGACCCACAACTGGGATAACGGCTGGTCATATCGCTTTAATGGCACCCATGGTGAGCAAACCTTCAACGATACGCTGTTATACGTGATGGGTAATCCGGATGCGGATACCGGAGAGGGCACAACCGGCTGGGGCAGCAAAGACAAAGGCAAACGTACCGTTGATTCTTTCGATACCTACGCCAACGGGCCGTTCACGCTGCTGGGGCGTCAGCATCAACTGATGGCCGGCGCGAGCTACAGTCGTCAGCATAATGCAACCTCCAGCCAGGACGGGTCGATGGAAGCTAGCCAGATGGGCATCTTCGACAACAACTGGAACGGTAGCGTGTCGCAGCCGACGTGGGGCGACTGGTATCAGAATGCCAATGATATCGTCCGCCAAAAATCGGCCTACACCGCGGTACGCTTGTCACTGGCCGATCCGCTTTCACTGATTCTTGGCGCGCGTTACACCCAGTACAGCACCGATGGCAGCAGTGGCGATATGCGCAAGTACAACACCACGCCGTATGGCGGCCTGGTTTATGATCTGACCGAAAGTCTGTCAGCCTACGCCAGTTATACCTCGATTTTTGCGCCGCAAACCAAGCGTTCCGTTGACGGTAAATGGCTGTCGCCGATTACCGGTAAAAACTACGAAACTGGCCTGAAGGCCGACTGGATGGACGGGCGCTTAACCACCAACGTTGCGGTGTTCCGTATCGAGCAAGAAAACGTCGCGGAAGCGCTGAGTGGCGTATTCGTCAACGGCAGCAGCGAGCAGGCGTATCGTGCGACCAGCGGTGCGGTGAGTAAAGGCGCGGAGTTTGAGGTTAATGGCGCGGTGACTGATAACCTGCAACTGACCTTTAGCGCGACGCGCTTTGTCGCCCAGGATAGCGATGGTCGTTACAACAGCTTTGCGCCGCAAACGCAGCTCAAACTGTTCAGCCGTTATCGGGTTCCGGTTATGCCAGAGCTGACGATAGGCGGTGGGGCAAACTGGCAAAATGGCGTGTACAAGGACGTGACCGGGCCAGATGGCGAGACGCAGCGCCTCCATCAGAGCAGCTACCCGCTGGTGAGCCTGTTTGCCCAGTATCAGGTGACTAAAGCGCTGGCGGTGCAGGCTAACGTCAACAACCTGTTTGATCGTGAGTATTACTCTTATCTGGATGATTCAGCGGTCTACGGTGAGCCGCGCAATGTGTCAGTCAGTATGAGCTACGCGTTCTAA